One genomic window of Halococcus sediminicola includes the following:
- a CDS encoding ABC transporter substrate-binding protein, with amino-acid sequence MPSDSSTDRRSFLKAAGGAAAATAIAGCLGGQTGDDNGSGGGGGGGNGSGGGSGGGGGGGGGGNQSGGGGGGGGGTLAYARGSHSPTLDFQNSTSGEVAKVTEQIYDSLIGFVPGKAKLTSELATDYSLEGKKATLKLREGVTFHNGEEFTADDFIATFRRFVDTEYQYYAGDDYVSAYGPFTFGDWVKDISADGDYNLTISLTQKYAPFLRNLAIFAAAVHSKKAIEDDSIKLSKKPVGTGAFELKNLDDGNEVIRLSAYNDYWGKGPQVSEVVFETIGQNSTRAQSLANGEVDIADGLGAQSSQQVQGAEGAQLRSVEGINTGYMAFNMNVEPFQSKQVRKAISYAVNTKAIVNQIYAGFAEQAAQPVPPAVLGHNKNLNPYPQNVEKAKSLLEKAGYGDGFSFELATFKNPRGYNPSPLPTAQTVKSNLSEIGIDVSINQMSFDPFLEYTAQGKHDACFLGWYTDNADPDNFLYVLLHPQVDKSKLTQGQDWVSFDTEGYNTSNRAAWANREYMKLVEEGQATYDEATRRKKYEQANKIARDEAPWVFIDHAKELRGVSGRVSNYTVAAIGGPFLRLVTVN; translated from the coding sequence ATGCCATCCGATAGCAGCACGGACAGACGTTCTTTCCTGAAAGCCGCCGGCGGTGCGGCCGCCGCGACGGCCATCGCGGGCTGTCTCGGCGGCCAGACCGGCGACGACAACGGCTCCGGCGGTGGTGGCGGAGGCGGTAACGGCTCCGGCGGTGGTAGCGGTGGTGGCGGTGGCGGTGGCGGTGGCGGCAACCAGAGCGGTGGCGGCGGTGGCGGGGGCGGCGGCACGCTCGCGTACGCACGCGGCAGTCACTCGCCGACGCTCGACTTCCAGAACTCGACCAGCGGCGAGGTCGCCAAAGTCACCGAGCAGATCTACGACTCGCTCATCGGCTTCGTGCCGGGCAAGGCCAAACTGACCAGCGAACTGGCGACCGATTACAGTCTGGAGGGCAAGAAGGCGACGTTGAAACTCCGTGAAGGCGTCACCTTCCACAACGGCGAGGAGTTCACCGCCGACGACTTCATCGCCACCTTCCGGCGGTTCGTCGACACGGAGTACCAGTACTACGCCGGCGACGACTACGTCTCGGCCTACGGGCCGTTCACGTTCGGCGACTGGGTGAAGGACATCTCGGCCGACGGTGACTACAACCTCACCATCTCGCTGACCCAGAAGTACGCACCGTTCCTGCGGAACCTGGCCATCTTCGCGGCAGCCGTCCACTCGAAGAAAGCCATCGAGGACGACAGCATCAAGCTCAGCAAGAAGCCCGTCGGGACGGGCGCGTTCGAACTCAAGAACCTCGACGACGGCAACGAGGTCATTCGGCTGTCGGCCTACAACGACTACTGGGGCAAGGGACCGCAGGTTTCGGAAGTGGTCTTCGAGACCATCGGCCAGAACTCGACGCGCGCCCAGTCGCTCGCCAACGGCGAGGTCGACATCGCCGACGGACTCGGCGCACAGTCATCCCAGCAGGTACAGGGTGCGGAGGGCGCACAGCTCCGTTCGGTCGAGGGCATCAACACGGGCTACATGGCGTTCAACATGAACGTCGAGCCGTTCCAGAGCAAGCAGGTGCGCAAGGCGATCAGCTACGCGGTCAACACCAAGGCCATCGTTAATCAGATCTACGCGGGCTTTGCCGAACAGGCCGCCCAGCCCGTGCCGCCGGCCGTGCTCGGTCACAACAAGAACCTGAATCCCTACCCACAGAACGTCGAGAAGGCCAAATCGTTGCTGGAGAAGGCGGGCTACGGCGACGGCTTCTCGTTCGAACTGGCGACGTTCAAGAACCCGCGCGGCTACAATCCCTCGCCGCTGCCGACGGCTCAGACTGTCAAGTCGAACCTCTCGGAGATCGGTATCGACGTGTCGATCAACCAGATGTCGTTCGATCCGTTCCTCGAATACACCGCCCAGGGCAAACACGACGCCTGTTTCCTCGGCTGGTACACCGACAACGCCGACCCGGACAACTTCCTTTATGTCCTGTTGCACCCGCAGGTAGACAAGAGCAAACTCACCCAAGGACAGGATTGGGTGAGCTTCGACACCGAGGGCTACAACACCTCGAATCGCGCGGCGTGGGCAAATCGTGAGTACATGAAACTCGTCGAGGAAGGGCAGGCGACCTACGACGAGGCGACCCGGCGCAAGAAGTACGAACAGGCGAACAAGATCGCTCGCGACGAAGCGCCGTGGGTGTTCATCGATCACGCGAAGGAGCTCCGTGGCGTGTCCGGTCGCGTCTCGAACTACACGGTCGCGGCCATCGGCGGGCCGTTCCTCCGACTCGTCACGGTCAACTGA